One window of the Saccopteryx bilineata isolate mSacBil1 chromosome 2, mSacBil1_pri_phased_curated, whole genome shotgun sequence genome contains the following:
- the PRR14L gene encoding protein PRR14L isoform X3, producing MRSINSSLRHLSCSLMCLDQGATVKPVTLFSSSNLWPQAEGNVKIATETLLRSTEEVQGMKVSGTKTDNNEGHKNGNVSQGLSAGCSDYPQVDRIMTSGEVSETSTLVSLKPLNFVDPGLTEATPKEKECEELKTCSSWLSLLPGSSAISKVDSGKEELCKLSLVCEADDNHHQILGHHNENHLEKNSEVSYFQSSLPGPGSRTTSLEKCGFEGDALLKRSAEKTDNSSFCGDDQSKNLASRKENEGQCLNPRSERGEPFLVNARQPEEDASEHYSGEKKTFAFPKENIYGNDYIQGNIHTDDSSSLMPNSFTEDTEVKFKKTDFKINLDVQGSLTNHEDHREPSVHMSHPGRHCKESSCSLMQIEEPEQTTTIEFTMLSEKIYSKDPNSLISTQRHLEGSTQLNEASSNEFMTEKTSLVTFMPEDQISPINEESKPKKDISQLSPSLDFSYRPESENAVEASQDNVPHLDEQSIACERNGLPCMDELVLNKIESECVLNQVSLNSQDNAKLPTDKEMPLATSEDFQQSHQPPSEDGASVTANTQTISMKTKMKDISPPGDKTWGASSSNPTVNIKPGSQDRKNEMADSGTEDLYSRLPSSKKESTVFPPVVSVMECESVQSQDLSGCHCEGGSASQESTCFTHAASESSRIILEVESSLITKCENAFQHSSHHSAGSKNSMASSTHNVSYTSEESEPNGRETKGSLPGDKIRNEKTAGMLNNEASNKTIHTTNHIQLSEEGLELKEQDIPKEIMFCKHNISDCATQELNQSVNIPNPEKLLDQSPATEFSSFKIMNQAVKTLVQETDEVLDCQSNPDTPDECRSEGKPAKETVGSNQRQTITEPDTEVSHNQKDLPFNSGSNDSLSGDSLKKGYLKGAFERISSCEESTDGMVDIIYTDGSNEPPEGMLDIIASSTLDGGTWQGRLALPETSRTTSSPRGCLNACTGKNDQDSDFPDAASSAVDSLEIKKSCEEKVCRSLKDCEMEVCPHSCAKEIESVADHESNIRILDRVNVSLSHIHCEQLVKEVSLRETLGMIERSRLEIHSEFDKENIFGISSKELMSSRHHDKNSVPTESLKSIETKPFYLLSQENSDANINSEEIGLKHTFKPKDGEMLCDNVEEFLPEMKEGALRNVSNPGDANSVDTSVKVLSLVMETETKVKGKETEEHQRGPLDHLTVGEVSEEMITRKDGHGDHTSEHSQTHYKSLKMLGDAEEHQSQRDLDYMLQKEDESIHQKEAHTILEQCTSSNMLSDEVQNKNQPKDYKYEYTLMKEITPAKLATGDVTAQFQRLKDPRKENLCHPLKKDIELCIGPVLHGPSQKAQDPSSAKCDEIYGAFGNISRRKRVLPLKKQPHRTCKKVSCREQVNMGRMISKIRNSAFLKSSSETIPTEAHRFLSSHAMSAPIRLEPEIVPTRSLVSHIPKQKSTPCHLLRRLSVRKPTKESTLLSKLSVLASKLAPTTKTQKLRYRRCSSELLPVAKSYKRLRYKRLLDGFSYNTMQLSPYMTASGWDKRPNSKSLTLYPIEAVKMSFIDLSNKMPLLLFGSEILPVSFHVKSGPESMNESLRTFPEHCAPARLALGEAAQYSSQPPKWTFSFFLSHGCPGVATFREDTGLHAQAHAQAPPQPPSPLQDYGGTAIVQTRAGCSVLGLHTLLALCSPGCYRIWTKKRSFSSHMPAMQRLFVAQFTQGLKGLRSPASIADKIFCSLPYSVGRVLSIWSQHGPSACPFEISALHSIHSKRQPTLGTTNSHTMLPFVPLPGMEVTSTISSSQLRLEPPFPALVPKSCLVTDSTVSKLLLSASEFQVPGLDELDGVTAVCPCPQSSPPEQKEVEPEKRPKKVSQIRIRKTIPKPDPNLTPMGLPRPKRLKKKEFSLEEIYTNKNYKSPPANRCLETIFEEPKERNGTLISISQQKRKRVLEFQDFTIPRKRRARGKVKVAGSFTRAQKAALQSRELDALLIQKLMELETFFAKEEEQEPSSGC from the exons AAGGAAATGTAAAAATTGCAACTGAAACTTTGCTAAGATCTACTGAAGAAGTACAAGGTATGAAGGTCAGTGGGACTAAGACGGATAATAATGAAGGACACAAGAATGGCAATGTGAGTCAAGGTCTCTCGGCCGGGTGCAGCGATTACCCACAAGTAGACAGGATCATGACCAGTGGTGAGGTTTCAGAAACCAGCACATTAGTTTCCCTAAAGCCTTTAAACTTTGTGGACCCTGGATTAACAGAAGCaactcctaaagaaaaagaatgtgaagaaTTAAAAACTTGTTCTTCTTGGTTGTCATTATTACCAGGGAGCAGTGCCATTTCCAAAGTGGACAGTGGGAAGGAAGAGTTGTGTAAATTAAGCCTTGTCTGTGAAGCAGATGACAATCACCATCAGATTCTTGGCCACCATAATGAAAACCACctagaaaaaaattctgaagttTCATATTTCCAATCAAGTTTACCTGGTCCAGGATCCAGAACAACATCCTTAGAAAAATGTGGTTTTGAAGGTGATGCCTTGCTAAAGAGATCTGCTGAAAAGACAGACAATTCCTCTTTTTGTGGGGACGATCAAAGCAAGAACTTGGcttctagaaaagaaaatgaaggacagTGTTTGAACCCCAGGAGTGAGAGGGGGGAACCCTTTCTTGTTAATGCCAGGCAACCAGAAGAGGATGCTAGTGAACACTATTCTGGAGAAAAAAAGACTTTTGCCttcccaaaagaaaatatttacggTAATGATTATATTCAAGGCAATATCCATACAGATGACTCTAGTTCTTTAATGCCCAATTCTTTTACTGAAGACACAgaagtaaagtttaaaaaaacagattttaaaatcaatttagatGTTCAAGGTAGTTTAACAAACCATGAGGACCATAGAGAACCTTCTGTTCATATGAGCCACCCAGGCAGACACTGTAAAGAAAGCAGTTGTTCCTTGATGCAGATTGAAGAGCCAGAACAGACAACCACTATCGAGTtcactatgttaagtgaaaagaTTTACAGTAAAGACCCAAACTCCTTAATCAGCACTCAGAGACATCTGGAAGGCAGCACCCAGTTAAATGAAGCATCATCTAATGAATTTATGACTGAAAAAACATCCCTGGTGACTTTCATGCCGGAGGACCAGATAAGTCCTATAAATGAGGAATCAAAACCCAAGAAAGATATTTCTCAATTATCACCATCCCTAGACTTCAGTTACAGACCTGAGTCAGAAAATGCTGTAGAAGCCTCTCAGGACAATGTGCCACATTtagatgaacagagcattgccTGTGAGAGGAATGGGCTTCCTTGTATGGATGAACTGGttctaaacaaaatagaaagtgaaTGTGTTTTAAATCAAGTGTCCCTTAATTCTCAAGACAATGCAAAGTTGCCAACTGACAAAGAGATGCCTTTAGCAACAAGTGAGGATTTTCAACAGAGCCATCAACCTCCATCAGAGGATGGAGCCAGTGTCACTGCTAATACCCAAACCATTTCCATGAAGACAAAAATGAAAGACATCTCTCCACCAGGTGACAAAACCTGGGGTGCCTCTTCAAGCAATCCCACCGTAAATATCAAACCGGGAAGCCAAGATAGAAAAAACGAAATGGCTGATTCAGGAACAGAAGATCTATATTCCAGACTTCCCTCAAGTAAGAAAGAATCAACAGTCTTTCCTCCAGTGGTCTCTGTCATGGAATGTGAAAGTGTTCAATCTCAGGATCTTTCTGGCTGCCATTGTGAGGGGGGAAGTGCATCACAAGAGAGTACGTGTTTCACGCATGCTGCTTCTGAGTCCAGCAGAATCATCCTGGAAGTTGAAAGCTCTTTGATAACCAAGTGTGAAAATGCATTTCAGCACAGCAGTCACCACTCCGCAGGAAGCAAAAACTCCATGGCAAGTAGCACCCATAATGTGAGTTATACATCAGAGGAAAGTGAACCTAATGGAAGAGAAACTAAAGGCAGCCTTCCAGGAGATAAGATCAGAAACGAAAAGACAGCAGGTATGTTAAATAATGAAGCTTCAAACAAAACCATTCACACCACAAATCATATTCAACTCAGTGAGGAAGGGCTAGAATTAAAGGAACAGGATATACCCAAAGAGATTATGTTTTGTAAACATAACATCTCTGATTGTGCTACACAAGAACTAAATCAATCTGTAAACATTCCAAATCCTGAAAAACTGTTGGACCAGTCTCCTGCTACTGAGTTCTCCAGTTTTAAAATCATGAACCAAGCAGTTAAAACTCTTGTTCAGGAGACAGATGAAGTCCTTGACTGCCAGAGTAACCCAGACACTCCCGATGAATGCAGAAGTGAAGGTAAACCAGCTAAGGAGACAGTAGGTAGTAACCAGAGACAGACCATCACCGAACCTGACACAGAAGTAAGCCACAATCAAAAGGATCTGCCATTTAATTCAGGCAGTAATGACTCATTGTCTGGCGATAGTCTGAAAAAAGGTTATTTGAAAGGAGCCTTTGAAAGGATTTCCAGTTGTGAGGAGTCTACAGATGGTATGGTGGACATCATCTACACAGACGGTAGTAATGAGCCTCCAGAAGGGATGTTGGACATAATAGCATCTAGCACACTTGATGGTGGTACATGGCAAGGTAGACTGGCATTACCTGAAACCTCAAGGACTACTTCATCTCCAAGAGGCTGCTTGAATGCGTGTACAGGAAAGAACGATCAGGATTCAGATTTCCCAGATGCTGCTTCCTCTGCAGTGGACtcccttgaaataaaaaaatcatgtgaAGAGAAAGTCTGCAGATCATTAAAAGATTGTGAAATGGAAGTGTGTCCACACTCTTGTGCCAAGGAGATAGAATCTGTTGCAGATCATGAATCAAATATCAGAATATTGGACAGAGTAAATGTGTCTTTAAGTCATATTCACTGTGAACAGCTAGTTAAAGAAGTATCTCTGAGAGAAACACTAGGAATGATTGAAAGGTCAAGACTAGAAATACACTCTGAGTTTGACAAGGAAAATATCTTTGGAATTTCTTCCAAAGAGTTGATGTCTTCTAGACACCACGATAAGAACTCTGTCCCCACAGAGAGTCTGAAATCCATTGAGACCAAGCCTTTTTATCTGTTGTCTCAAGAAAATTCAGATGCTAATATTAATAGTGAAGAAATTGGCCTGAAACATACTTTTAAACCAAAAGATGGTGAAATGCTCTGTGATAATGTGGAGGAATTTTTGCCTGAGATGAAGGAAGGAGCACTAAGGAATGTGAGTAATCCTGGTGACGCAAACAGTGTTGACACCAGTGTGAAAGTTCTGTCTTTGGTGATGGAAACAGAAACTaaagtgaaaggaaaagaaaccgAAGAACATCAGAGGGGACCACTGGATCACCTGACTGTTGGGGAGGTGTCTGAGGAGATGATTACCAGAAAAGATGGTCATGGTGATCATACGAGTGAGCATTCTCAGACACACTATAAATCCCTGAAGATGCTCGGTGATGCTGAAGAACATCAAAGCCAGAGGGATTTGGACTACATGTTGCAGAAGGAAGATGaatcaatacatcaaaaagaagCACATACTATATTGGAACAATGCACATCATCTAATATGTTGTCAGATGAGGTGCAAAATAAGAACCAACCTAAGGATTACAAATACGAGTACACCCTGATGAAAGAAATCACCCCAGCAAAGCTGGCCACGGGTGACGTTACTGCACAGTTTCAGAGGTTGAAAGACCCAAGGAAGGAAAACTTATGTCATCcattaaaaaaggacattgagttGTGCATAGGTCCTGTCCTTCATGGTCCCTCCCAGAAAGCACAAGACCCCAGTTCTGCTAAGTGTGATGAAATATACGGTGCCTTTGGGAACATTTCACGACGGAAAAGAGTGCTTCCCTTAAAGAAGCAACCTCATCGGACATGTAAGAAAGTCTCCTGTCGGGAGCAAGTCAACATGGGGAGAATGataagtaaaatcagaaattCTGCCTTCTTAAAGAGTTCCTCTGAAACCATCCCCACAGAAGCACACAGATTTCTCAGTTCACATGCTATGTCTGCACCCATACGACTAGAACCTGAAATAGTACCTACCAGGAGCTTAGTCAGCCACATACCAAAGCAGAAGTCTACTCCATGCCATCTCTTGAGGAGGCTGAGTGTCAGAAAGCCTACCAAAGAATCAACCTTACTCAGCAAGCTATCCGTCCTCGCCTCCAAACTGGCCCCCACCACAAAGACCCAGAAACTGAGGTATCGGCGGTGTTCCTCTGAACTTCTTCCAGTAGCTAAAAGCTACAAGCGGCTCAGATATAAAAGGCTCCTGGATGGGTTTTCGTACAACACAATGCAGCTGAGTCCATATATGACAGCTAGTGGATGGGATAAGAGGCCTAACAGTAAGTCCTTGACACTTTATCCGATTGAAGCTGTCAAAATGAGCTTCATAGATTTGAGCAACAAGATGCCATTGCTGCTGTTTGGTTCTGAAATCTTGCCAGTATCCTTTCATGTGAAATCAGGCCCAGAGAGCATGAACGAGTCTCTGAGGACTTTTCCTGAGCACTGTGCTCCAGCGAGGCTTGCCTTAGGAGAGGCTGCCCAGTACTCTTCTCAACCTCCCAAGTggaccttctctttcttcttgtcccACGGTTGCCCTGGGGTGGCCACATTCAGGGAAGACACTGGCCTCCATGCTCAGGCACATGCCCAAGCTCCTCCACAGCCTCCAAGTCCCCTCCAGGACTACGGAGGCACCGCCATAGTCCAGACGAGAGCAGGCTGCTCTGTCCTTGGCCTTCACACACTCCTAGCACTTTGTTCCCCGGGATGTTACCGAATCTGGACAAAAAAACGTAGCTTTTCCAGTCACATGCCTGCCATGCAGAGGCTCTTCGTGGCCCAGTTTACACAGGGCTTGAAAGGGTTAAGGTCTCCAGCCTCCATAGCAGACAAGATCTTCTGTTCTCTGCCCTATTCTGTGGGCCGAGTGCTATCCATTTGGAGCCAGCATGGACCTTCTGCCTGCCCCTTCGAAATCTCTGCTCTTCATTCAATCCACAGCAAGCGACAGCCAACTCTGGGCACCACAAACAG CCACACCATGTTACCGTTTGTGCCTCTTCCAGGCATGGAAGTTACGTCCACCATCAGCAGCAGTCAATTGAG GTTAGAGCCTCCATTCCCTGCCTTGGTACCAAAGTCTTGCTTGGTAACAGACTCCACTGTCAGCAAGCTCCTGCTTTCAGCCTCTGAGTTCCAGGTTCCTGGGTTAGATGAACTGGATGGTGTGACAGCTGTATGCCCCTGTCCACAGAGTAGCCCCCCAGAACAGAAGGAG GTTGAGCCTGAGAAGAGACCAAAGAAAGTCTCACAGATTCGTATCCGGAAAACCATTCCTAAGCCAGACCCTAATCTTACTCCCATGGGCCTCCCCCGCCCCAAAAG gTTAAAGAAAAAGGAGTTCAGTTTAGAAGAAATATATACCAACAAGAATTATAAGTCTCCTCCTGCAAACAG GTGTTTAGAGACCATCTTTGAGGAACCTAAGGAACGAAATGGTACGCTAATCTCAATCAGCCAACAGAAGAGGAAGCGAGTTCTAGAATTCCAGGATTTTACAATCCCACGGAAGAGGAGAGCGCGTGGTAAGGTCAAGGTGGCTGGCAGCTTCACCAGAGCACAGAAGGCAGCACTGCAGAGTCGAGAGCTGGATGCCCTTTTGATACAGAAACTAATGGAACTGGAGACCTTCTTTGCCAAGGAAGAGGAACAGGAGCCCTCATCTGGTTGTTGA